In a genomic window of Melitaea cinxia chromosome 27, ilMelCinx1.1, whole genome shotgun sequence:
- the LOC123667026 gene encoding pancreatic lipase-related protein 2-like encodes MQTAVPLACFLSMIRPPGIQFENALLQIAPVNKGKCPYVRDNNDIVFQLYTRHNPTVAHSLLIDDDERLFASSIDFNDRTVIYFHAFMETPDDGSGLMIREALTHRGDTNVIMVDAQRLEAGPWYFKAAENTWYIGKIGAQFIDYLVSRGLKLSKTHLIGHSLGAQAAGVAGSSIKSGRVSRITGLDPALPLFNKLPLEQRLDPSDAEFVDVIHTDAGIFGFPEQVGHADFYPNGGISPQPGCELEVVIPQQQILPKFFCSHWRSYMFYSESILRPASFVSSRCESWREFLRGYCSKEDITHMGFGVDLNARGKYFLKTHQQSPYSLE; translated from the exons GTCCTCCAGGCATCCAGTTTGAGAACGCCTTACTGCAAATCGCGCCAGTCAATAAGGGCAAATGTCCTTATGTAAGAGACAACAACGACATCGTGTTCCAGCTTTACACGAG GCACAATCCAACGGTAGCCCATAGCCTCCTAATCGATGATGATGAAAGACTGTTCGCATCGAGCATCGACTTCAATGACCGTACGGTGATATACTTCCACGCTTTCATGGAGACACCTGATGATGGGAGCGGGCTGATGATTCGAGAAG CCTTAACACATCGTGGTGATACCAACGTTATAATGGTGGACGCACAGCGCCTCGAGGCCGGTCCGTGGTACTTCAAAGCAGCTGAGAACACTTGGTATATTGGAAAAATTGGCGCTCAGTTCATTGACTATTTGGTGTCGAG AGGTTTAAAACTATCGAAGACCCATCTAATTGGACACAGTTTGGGTGCTCAAGCCGCTGGCGTCGCTGGCAGTTCGATAAAATCAG GTCGAGTCTCTCGCATCACTGGTCTGGATCCAGCTCTACCGCTGTTCAACAAGCTCCCTCTAGAACAGAGGTTGGATCCGTCTGATGCTGAGTTCGTTGATGTTATACACACCGACGCTGGGATTTTCG GTTTTCCAGAACAAGTGGGTCACGCGGACTTTTATCCCAACGGCGGCATAAGTCCTCAACCGGGATGCGAACTTGAAGTCGTTATACCACAGCAGCAGATATTACCTAAGT TTTTCTGCAGCCACTGGCGCTCATACATGTTCTACAGCGAATCGATCCTGCGACCCGCGTCGTTTGTGTCCTCACGCTGTGAATCCTGGAGAGAGTTCTTAAGGGGATACTGCTCGAAAGAAGATATCACCCACATGGGTTTTGGAGTTGATTTGAA